A section of the Streptomyces sp. NBC_01591 genome encodes:
- a CDS encoding PAC2 family protein, which translates to MPDPQSLYEWEPKGLAVVDMALAQESAGLVMLYHFEGYIDAGETGEQIVDGLLETLPHQVVASFDHDRLVDYRARRPLLTFRRDRWAAYETPTLDVRVVQDATGAPFLLLSGPEPDVEWERFAAAVEQIVERLGVRLAVNFHGIPMGVPHTRPVGITPHGNRTDLMPGHRSPFDEAQVPGSAEALVEYRLMEAGHDVLGVAAHVPHYVARSAYPDAALTALESITAATGLVLPTVAHALRTEAHRTQTEIDRQIDQGDEELVSLVKGLEHQYDAVAGSETRGNLVAEPVDLPSADEIGLEFERFLAEREGDA; encoded by the coding sequence GTGCCTGATCCGCAGAGTTTGTACGAATGGGAGCCGAAGGGCCTGGCCGTCGTCGACATGGCGCTCGCGCAGGAGTCGGCCGGCCTGGTCATGCTCTACCACTTCGAGGGATACATCGACGCGGGCGAGACCGGCGAGCAGATCGTGGACGGCCTGCTCGAAACGCTGCCGCACCAGGTCGTGGCCAGCTTCGACCACGACCGTCTCGTCGACTACCGGGCACGGCGTCCGCTGCTGACCTTCCGGCGCGACCGCTGGGCCGCCTACGAGACCCCGACGCTCGACGTCAGGGTCGTGCAGGACGCCACCGGAGCGCCCTTCCTGCTGCTGTCCGGGCCCGAGCCCGATGTGGAGTGGGAGCGCTTCGCCGCCGCCGTCGAGCAGATCGTCGAGCGCCTCGGTGTCCGCCTCGCGGTGAATTTCCACGGGATCCCGATGGGTGTCCCGCACACCCGCCCCGTAGGCATCACCCCGCACGGCAACCGCACGGACCTCATGCCCGGCCACCGCAGCCCCTTCGACGAGGCCCAGGTGCCCGGCTCCGCGGAGGCCCTGGTGGAGTACCGGCTGATGGAGGCCGGACACGACGTCCTCGGTGTCGCCGCCCATGTGCCGCACTACGTCGCCCGCTCCGCGTACCCGGACGCGGCGCTCACCGCGCTGGAGTCGATCACGGCCGCGACCGGCCTGGTCCTGCCGACCGTCGCCCATGCGCTGCGCACGGAGGCGCATCGCACCCAGACCGAGATCGACCGGCAGATCGACCAGGGAGACGAGGAGCTCGTCTCGCTCGTCAAGGGCCTTGAGCACCAGTACGACGCGGTCGCCGGATCCGAGACCCGCGGCAACCTGGTCGCCGAGCCGGTGGACCTGCCGTCCGCCGACGAGATCGGCCTCGAATTCGAGCGGTTCCTCGCGGAGCGCGAGGGGGACGCCTGA
- a CDS encoding right-handed parallel beta-helix repeat-containing protein, which produces MRTRTLLPALLATALATGGLALASATAAGAAPVIDVSTAAQLKSALTAAAPGDTIRLADGTYTGNFKATVPGTASARITLTGSAKAILTAGGGYGLHLNGASYWTVKGITVTGGQKGIMADTATGVVIDSVTVHDLDMEGVHFRKSSKDGVVKNSRIYDTGHDGRGMGEGVYVGTAGDLSDRSDRVQILHNTIGPGVGGENVDIKEGTTGAKIIGNTFDGSGLTGANYDDSWVDVKGNDVLVEGNKGSRTTNNGYETHTQQSGWGCGTVFRDNTSDLTGSRGDKQLAINVTNYSASCPTTVHSSNTVTGGKGLTNITVTP; this is translated from the coding sequence ATGCGCACCCGCACTCTGCTCCCGGCCCTGCTGGCCACCGCGCTCGCCACCGGCGGCCTCGCCCTCGCCTCCGCCACCGCGGCGGGTGCGGCACCGGTCATCGACGTGAGTACCGCCGCCCAGCTCAAGTCCGCTCTCACCGCCGCGGCCCCCGGCGACACGATCCGGCTCGCCGACGGCACCTACACCGGCAACTTCAAGGCGACCGTCCCCGGAACCGCTTCCGCCCGGATCACGCTCACGGGCTCGGCCAAGGCGATCCTCACGGCCGGCGGGGGCTACGGGCTGCACCTCAACGGCGCCTCGTACTGGACCGTCAAGGGCATCACCGTCACCGGCGGCCAGAAGGGCATCATGGCCGACACCGCCACCGGCGTCGTCATCGATTCGGTGACCGTGCACGACCTGGACATGGAGGGCGTCCACTTCCGCAAGTCCAGCAAGGACGGCGTCGTCAAGAACTCACGGATCTACGACACCGGACACGACGGCCGCGGCATGGGCGAGGGCGTCTACGTCGGCACGGCCGGCGATCTCTCCGACCGGAGCGACCGGGTCCAGATCCTGCACAACACGATCGGCCCGGGGGTCGGCGGCGAGAACGTCGACATCAAGGAGGGCACCACCGGGGCGAAGATCATCGGCAACACCTTCGACGGCAGCGGGCTGACCGGTGCCAACTACGACGACTCCTGGGTCGACGTGAAGGGCAACGACGTCCTGGTCGAGGGGAACAAGGGCTCCCGTACGACCAACAACGGCTACGAGACCCACACCCAGCAGAGCGGCTGGGGCTGCGGCACCGTCTTCCGCGACAACACCTCTGACCTGACCGGCTCCAGGGGCGACAAGCAACTCGCGATCAACGTCACCAACTACAGCGCGAGCTGCCCGACCACCGTCCACAGCAGCAACACGGTGACCGGCGGCAAGGGCCTGACCAACATCACCGTCACGCCGTAA
- the rpsA gene encoding 30S ribosomal protein S1, whose translation MTSSTETTATTPQVAVNDIGDADAFLAAIDETIKYFNDGDIVDGVIVKVDRDEVLLDIGYKTEGVIPSRELSIKHDVDPNEVVKVGDEIEALVLQKEDKEGRLILSKKRAQYERAWGTIEKIKEEDGIVTGTVIEVVKGGLILDIGLRGFLPASLVEMRRVRDLQPYVGKELEAKIIELDKNRNNVVLSRRAWLEQTQSEVRQTFLTTLQKGQVRSGVVSSIVNFGAFVDLGGVDGLVHVSELSWKHIDHPSEVVEVGQEVTVEVLDVDMDRERVSLSLKATQEDPWQQFARTHQIGQVVPGKVTKLVPFGAFVRVDEGIEGLVHISELAERHVEIPEQVVQVNDEIFVKVIDIDLERRRISLSLKQANEAFGADPASVEFDPTLYGMAASYDDQGNYIYPEGFDPETNDWLEGFEAQREVWETQYAEAQARFEQHQAQVIKSREADEAAAAEGAAAPAGGAPAASGGSGGGSYSSESADNSGALASDEALAALREKLAGGQS comes from the coding sequence ATGACGAGCAGCACCGAGACCACCGCCACCACTCCGCAGGTTGCGGTCAACGACATCGGCGACGCGGACGCGTTCCTCGCGGCGATCGACGAGACGATCAAGTACTTCAACGACGGCGATATCGTTGACGGTGTCATCGTCAAGGTTGACCGGGACGAGGTTCTCCTCGACATCGGTTACAAGACCGAAGGCGTCATCCCTTCCCGCGAGCTTTCGATCAAGCACGACGTCGACCCGAACGAGGTCGTCAAGGTCGGCGACGAGATCGAGGCCCTGGTTCTCCAGAAGGAGGACAAGGAAGGCCGCCTGATCCTCTCGAAGAAGCGCGCTCAGTACGAGCGTGCCTGGGGCACCATCGAGAAGATCAAGGAAGAGGACGGCATCGTCACCGGTACCGTCATCGAGGTCGTCAAGGGTGGTCTCATCCTCGACATCGGCCTCCGTGGCTTCCTGCCGGCGTCGCTCGTCGAGATGCGTCGTGTCCGCGACCTCCAGCCCTACGTGGGCAAGGAGCTCGAGGCCAAGATCATCGAGCTGGACAAGAACCGCAACAACGTGGTCCTGTCCCGCCGTGCCTGGCTGGAGCAGACCCAGAGCGAGGTCCGTCAGACCTTCCTCACGACCCTGCAGAAGGGCCAGGTCCGCTCCGGCGTCGTCTCCTCGATCGTCAACTTCGGTGCGTTCGTGGACCTCGGCGGCGTCGACGGTCTCGTGCACGTCTCCGAGCTGTCCTGGAAGCACATCGACCACCCCTCCGAGGTTGTCGAGGTCGGCCAGGAAGTCACCGTCGAGGTCCTCGACGTCGACATGGACCGCGAGCGCGTCTCGCTGTCGCTCAAGGCGACGCAGGAAGACCCGTGGCAGCAGTTCGCCCGTACGCACCAGATCGGGCAGGTCGTTCCCGGTAAGGTCACCAAGCTCGTTCCGTTCGGTGCGTTCGTGCGCGTCGACGAGGGCATCGAGGGTCTGGTCCACATCTCCGAGCTGGCCGAGCGCCACGTGGAGATCCCGGAGCAGGTCGTCCAGGTCAACGACGAGATCTTCGTCAAGGTCATCGACATCGACCTTGAGCGCCGTCGCATCAGCCTCTCGCTGAAGCAGGCCAACGAGGCCTTCGGTGCCGACCCGGCTTCGGTCGAGTTCGACCCGACCCTGTACGGCATGGCCGCGTCCTACGACGACCAGGGCAACTACATCTACCCCGAGGGCTTCGACCCCGAGACCAACGACTGGCTCGAGGGCTTCGAGGCTCAGCGCGAGGTGTGGGAGACGCAGTACGCCGAGGCGCAGGCGCGCTTCGAGCAGCACCAGGCCCAGGTCATCAAGTCCCGCGAGGCCGACGAGGCCGCTGCTGCCGAGGGCGCTGCCGCCCCGGCCGGTGGCGCCCCGGCTGCCTCGGGCGGCAGCGGTGGCGGCTCGTACTCCTCGGAGTCCGCGGACAACTCCGGCGCCCTGGCGTCGGACGAGGCCCTGGCTGCCCTGCGCGAGAAGCTGGCGGGCGGCCAGAGCTGA
- a CDS encoding class I SAM-dependent methyltransferase — protein MSQEIYPAEPEATRRDASEAESSRASRGWWDRNADEYQSDHGAFLGDDRFVWGPEGLDEAEARLLGPAGSLRGLDVLEIGAGAAQCSRWLAAQGARPVALDLSHRQLQHALRIGDEVPLVEADAGVLPFRDGSFDLACSAYGAVPFVADPVQVFREVRRVLRPGGRWIFSVTHPVRWAFPDEPGPEGLSVAASYFDRTPYVEQDERGDAVYVEHHRTVGDRVRDVVAGGFRLVDLVEPEWPAWNDQEWGGWSPLRGNLIPGTAIFVCERD, from the coding sequence ATGAGCCAAGAGATCTACCCGGCCGAACCCGAGGCGACGCGCCGCGACGCGTCGGAGGCCGAGAGCAGCCGGGCCAGTCGCGGCTGGTGGGACCGGAACGCCGACGAGTACCAGAGCGACCACGGCGCCTTCCTCGGCGACGACCGGTTCGTCTGGGGTCCGGAGGGGCTCGACGAGGCGGAGGCCCGCCTGCTGGGCCCCGCCGGGTCGCTGCGCGGCCTGGACGTCCTGGAGATCGGCGCGGGCGCCGCGCAGTGCTCCCGCTGGCTCGCCGCGCAGGGCGCCCGTCCGGTGGCCCTGGACCTCTCGCACCGGCAGTTGCAGCACGCGCTGCGGATCGGCGACGAGGTGCCGCTGGTGGAGGCGGACGCCGGGGTGCTGCCGTTCCGGGACGGCTCCTTCGACCTGGCGTGTTCCGCCTACGGCGCGGTGCCGTTCGTCGCCGACCCCGTGCAGGTCTTCCGCGAGGTGCGCCGGGTGCTGCGCCCCGGGGGCCGCTGGATCTTCTCGGTGACGCATCCGGTCCGCTGGGCGTTCCCGGACGAGCCGGGGCCGGAGGGCCTCTCGGTCGCGGCCTCCTACTTCGACCGCACTCCCTATGTCGAGCAGGACGAGCGGGGCGACGCCGTGTACGTCGAGCATCACCGGACGGTGGGCGACCGGGTGCGGGACGTGGTGGCCGGCGGTTTCCGGCTGGTCGACCTCGTCGAACCGGAGTGGCCCGCCTGGAACGACCAGGAGTGGGGCGGCTGGTCCCCGCTGCGCGGGAATCTGATCCCCGGCACGGCGATCTTCGTCTGCGAACGGGACTGA
- the hrpB gene encoding ATP-dependent helicase HrpB: MIRTDALDQLPVRTAVPALERALDDRGVAVLCAPPGTGKTTLVPLVLAGLAGGGPVRRVVVAEPRRIAARAAARRMAWLIGEQAGGRVGFTVRGERVVGRDTLVEVVTTGVLLQRLQRDQELAGVDAVIIDECHERHLDADTVAAFLLDVREAIRPDLRLVAASATTDAQGWARLLGDAPVVEAQGVSHPVEVVWAPPAAPVRPPHGMRVDPALLTHVAATVRRALAERDGDVLCFLPGVGEIGRVAGQLAGVAAEVLQVHGRAPAAVQDAVLAGSSEGRRVVLATSVAESSLTVPGVRVVVDSGLAREPRTDHARGLSALTTVRASQAAGRQRAGRAGRQAPGAVYRCWAQAEDGRLARFPSPEIKVADLAAFALQAACWGDPDASGLALLDPPPAGAMSAAREVLTAVGAVDADGRVTDRGVRMSRLGLHPRLARALLDGAAEVGGRRAAEVVALLSEEPPREYGDDLAAALRTARRGGDGYAARWRQEVRRLSSSVGGAGGGSGPDDGAVGLVAALAFPERVARARGEGAFLMASGTGAEVRDGSGLRSAPWLAVAVADRPAHAASARVRLAAAVDEDTARAAAGHLLRSGEEVHWAGGDVVARRVERLGAVELSVRPLKQPAPELVRGALVEGLRREGLGLLRWTRESEQLRERLAFLHRELGEPWPDVSEGALLERTEQWLEPELSRARRRSDLARIDAGQALRRLLPWATGEAVRLDELAPERIEVPSGSRIRVEYGGAQPVLAVKLQELFGLQETPRVAGVPVLVHLLSPAGRPAAVTADLASFWRDGYRAVRAELRGRYPKHPWPEDPTTVEATRFTKRARR, from the coding sequence GTGATCCGTACCGACGCCCTGGACCAGTTGCCCGTACGCACCGCTGTGCCCGCCCTGGAGAGGGCGCTCGACGACCGCGGCGTCGCGGTGCTGTGCGCGCCGCCCGGCACCGGCAAGACGACTCTCGTACCGCTGGTCCTGGCCGGTCTGGCCGGGGGCGGTCCGGTGCGCAGGGTGGTGGTCGCCGAGCCGCGGCGGATCGCCGCGCGGGCGGCGGCGCGGCGGATGGCATGGCTCATCGGGGAGCAGGCCGGGGGCCGGGTGGGGTTCACGGTCCGCGGGGAGCGGGTGGTGGGGCGCGACACGCTGGTGGAGGTGGTGACCACCGGTGTGCTGCTCCAGCGGCTCCAGCGTGACCAGGAGCTGGCCGGGGTCGATGCGGTGATCATCGACGAGTGCCATGAGCGGCATCTGGACGCGGACACGGTCGCCGCGTTCCTGCTCGATGTACGGGAGGCGATCCGGCCCGATCTGCGGCTGGTCGCCGCGTCCGCGACGACGGACGCGCAGGGCTGGGCGCGGCTGCTGGGCGATGCCCCGGTGGTCGAGGCGCAGGGTGTCTCGCATCCGGTGGAGGTGGTCTGGGCGCCGCCCGCCGCTCCGGTGCGCCCGCCGCACGGGATGCGCGTCGATCCGGCGCTGCTGACGCATGTGGCCGCGACGGTGCGCCGGGCGCTCGCCGAGCGGGACGGCGACGTGCTGTGTTTCCTGCCGGGTGTCGGCGAGATCGGCCGGGTGGCGGGGCAGCTGGCCGGGGTGGCCGCCGAGGTGCTCCAGGTGCACGGGCGGGCTCCGGCGGCGGTGCAGGACGCGGTGCTGGCCGGGTCCTCCGAGGGGCGGCGGGTGGTGCTGGCGACCTCGGTGGCGGAGTCGTCCCTCACGGTGCCCGGGGTGCGGGTCGTGGTCGACTCGGGGCTGGCCAGGGAGCCGCGTACCGATCACGCGCGGGGGCTGAGCGCGCTGACGACGGTGCGGGCCTCGCAGGCGGCGGGGAGGCAGCGGGCGGGTCGGGCCGGGCGTCAGGCGCCCGGGGCGGTGTACCGGTGCTGGGCGCAGGCGGAGGACGGGCGGCTCGCCCGGTTCCCGTCCCCGGAGATCAAGGTCGCGGATCTGGCGGCGTTCGCGTTGCAGGCGGCGTGCTGGGGCGATCCGGACGCGTCGGGGCTGGCGCTGCTCGACCCGCCGCCGGCGGGTGCGATGAGTGCGGCGCGCGAGGTGCTGACGGCGGTCGGTGCGGTGGACGCGGACGGGCGGGTGACCGACCGGGGCGTGCGGATGTCGCGGCTGGGCCTGCATCCGCGGCTGGCGCGGGCGCTGCTGGACGGCGCCGCCGAGGTGGGCGGGCGGCGGGCGGCCGAGGTGGTGGCGCTGCTGAGCGAGGAGCCGCCGCGGGAGTACGGGGACGATCTGGCGGCCGCGCTGCGTACCGCACGGCGGGGCGGGGACGGCTATGCGGCGCGCTGGCGGCAGGAGGTCCGGCGGCTGTCCTCCTCCGTCGGGGGTGCGGGCGGAGGTTCCGGTCCGGACGACGGGGCCGTCGGTCTGGTGGCCGCGCTGGCGTTCCCGGAGCGGGTGGCACGGGCGCGGGGCGAGGGGGCATTCCTGATGGCATCGGGGACGGGCGCGGAGGTGCGCGACGGCTCGGGCCTGCGCAGTGCGCCCTGGCTGGCCGTCGCGGTCGCCGACCGGCCCGCGCACGCGGCGTCCGCACGGGTGCGGCTGGCCGCCGCCGTCGACGAGGACACGGCACGGGCGGCCGCCGGGCATCTGCTCCGCAGCGGCGAGGAGGTCCACTGGGCCGGCGGCGACGTGGTGGCCCGCCGGGTGGAGCGGCTGGGCGCCGTCGAGCTGTCGGTGCGCCCGCTGAAGCAGCCTGCCCCCGAACTGGTGCGTGGGGCGCTGGTGGAGGGGCTGCGGCGCGAGGGGCTCGGGCTGTTGCGCTGGACGCGGGAGAGCGAGCAGTTGCGGGAACGGCTGGCGTTTTTGCACCGTGAGCTGGGCGAACCCTGGCCGGATGTGTCGGAGGGTGCGCTGCTGGAGCGTACCGAGCAGTGGCTGGAGCCCGAGCTGTCACGGGCCCGGCGGCGCTCCGATCTGGCACGGATCGACGCGGGGCAGGCGTTGCGGCGGCTGCTGCCGTGGGCGACGGGCGAGGCGGTGCGGCTCGACGAGCTGGCACCGGAGCGGATCGAGGTGCCGAGCGGTTCCCGTATCCGGGTGGAGTACGGCGGGGCGCAGCCCGTACTCGCGGTGAAGCTCCAGGAGTTGTTCGGGCTGCAGGAGACCCCGAGGGTGGCCGGGGTGCCGGTCCTGGTCCATCTCCTCTCCCCGGCCGGCCGGCCGGCGGCCGTCACCGCGGATCTGGCGTCGTTCTGGCGGGACGGCTACCGGGCCGTGCGGGCGGAGCTGCGCGGCCGCTATCCGAAGCATCCGTGGCCGGAGGACCCGACGACGGTGGAGGCGACCCGGTTCACGAAGAGGGCCCGGCGGTAG
- a CDS encoding DUF3068 domain-containing protein, with protein sequence MRRRASLVLLAFAVFFAAMSPLMRWYAFPRLAKIPPSQYQETVLEAKPATLLDYNDNMKVKQVPKVTIVQTLKGNVEESEKIERSAGRDVVVWDALSFVAGPDGKMVSQIPERYIFDAHTQAPVHATGESVDGDPVRREGIEFKWPFLTQRRDYEYFDAQARTSSPIHYKGTRTFHGMDVYYFEQTIPWTKVPMPKKMPIKGVTPEQIAKTGMTRWYTTKRMFWVDPVTGAPVNGEEIHKEELRNARKMGMPQDTMTVFAGHVKMRPDYVESIVDLVKSQRLLVLLLTSYLPWGFLVLGTGLLALALWLEARSRRPGGPDPGPTPALPTAGPSS encoded by the coding sequence ATGCGCCGCCGAGCCAGTCTCGTACTCCTGGCATTCGCCGTCTTCTTCGCCGCCATGTCGCCACTGATGCGCTGGTACGCCTTCCCCAGGCTGGCGAAGATTCCGCCCAGTCAGTACCAGGAGACGGTGCTGGAGGCGAAGCCCGCCACCCTCCTCGACTACAACGACAACATGAAGGTGAAGCAGGTCCCCAAGGTCACCATCGTGCAGACCCTCAAGGGCAACGTCGAGGAGTCCGAGAAGATCGAGCGCAGCGCCGGCCGCGATGTCGTCGTCTGGGACGCCCTCAGCTTCGTGGCCGGCCCGGACGGCAAGATGGTCTCCCAGATCCCCGAGCGCTACATCTTCGACGCCCACACCCAGGCCCCCGTCCACGCCACCGGGGAATCCGTCGACGGCGACCCGGTCAGGCGCGAGGGCATCGAGTTCAAGTGGCCCTTCCTCACCCAGAGGCGCGACTACGAGTACTTCGACGCCCAGGCCCGCACCAGCTCGCCCATCCACTACAAGGGCACCCGCACCTTCCACGGCATGGACGTCTACTACTTCGAGCAGACCATTCCGTGGACCAAGGTCCCGATGCCGAAGAAGATGCCGATCAAGGGCGTCACCCCGGAACAGATCGCGAAGACGGGCATGACCCGCTGGTACACCACCAAGCGGATGTTCTGGGTGGACCCGGTCACCGGAGCGCCGGTCAACGGTGAGGAGATCCACAAGGAGGAGCTGCGCAACGCCAGGAAGATGGGAATGCCGCAGGACACCATGACCGTGTTCGCCGGGCACGTGAAGATGCGCCCGGACTACGTCGAATCGATCGTCGACCTGGTCAAGTCCCAGCGCCTGCTGGTCCTGCTCCTCACCTCGTACCTGCCCTGGGGCTTCCTGGTCCTCGGCACCGGACTGCTCGCCCTCGCCCTGTGGCTGGAGGCCCGCTCCCGCCGCCCCGGTGGGCCGGACCCCGGACCTACTCCCGCGCTGCCTACCGCCGGGCCCTCTTCGTGA
- a CDS encoding SPW_0924 family protein, whose product MRALVAAAIGLAAALALVFTITAIGAPPGETSPKPLLTTVPGPKN is encoded by the coding sequence ATGCGTGCTCTCGTCGCCGCCGCCATCGGGCTGGCCGCAGCCCTCGCGCTCGTCTTCACCATCACGGCGATCGGCGCCCCGCCCGGAGAGACCTCGCCCAAACCCCTGCTGACCACCGTCCCGGGCCCCAAGAACTAG
- a CDS encoding lytic transglycosylase domain-containing protein: MAAQFGRRLRKGATTTAVAAVAVAALSASGAPGASLVTESGDQQATGTTPPPDDSAATGNSPYYTDLPPLNTPNKPGTSTNLPVTGSTESGIPASILAAYKKAEGTVAGSDAACRLPWQLLAAIGKVESGQARGGRVDANGTTFSPILGPVLDGRGFAMIKDTDNGAYDGDSTHDRAVGPMQFIPSTWATWGQDGNGDGRKDPNNIYDAALAAGRYLCAGSRDLSLATDLDRAVLSYNHSDAYLRTVRSWFDYYKRGTHEIPDGTGAVPPGLGGGADRDSGSPSPSPSPSAPDKPKPSKPGGGGSTSPTPPTTPPTTPPSRTLAGVENAGTGTLTATAGDAFAERIKVRAKNSLGGPLAKVSVTFTIAGDTDAAFDGGKNAVTLLTGADGTVTAPVLKAGEKAGKFTVRAVATGRSLPPVTYTATVTARQADAIARTEDKALTAAPGAEFADTVEVKATYKGKIAAGVAVTATMITDAEKPAENDKGPYFKDADGKTVRTLTELKTGADGTLKLPKIYADDTAGTYKLRLTTEGGATVVIELKIEAPETPGTPEASETPGTPEASETPAASETPAA; this comes from the coding sequence ATGGCAGCGCAATTCGGTCGCCGACTTCGCAAGGGGGCGACCACCACCGCTGTGGCCGCCGTTGCCGTGGCGGCGCTCTCCGCCTCGGGGGCCCCTGGCGCATCGCTGGTCACCGAGAGCGGCGACCAGCAGGCCACCGGGACGACACCCCCGCCCGACGACAGCGCGGCCACCGGCAACTCGCCGTACTACACGGACCTGCCCCCGCTGAACACCCCCAACAAGCCGGGTACGTCCACGAATCTGCCTGTCACCGGCAGTACGGAATCCGGCATCCCGGCTTCGATCCTGGCCGCGTACAAGAAGGCCGAGGGGACCGTCGCCGGCAGTGACGCCGCCTGCCGGCTGCCCTGGCAGCTGCTCGCCGCGATCGGCAAGGTCGAATCCGGCCAGGCCCGCGGCGGCCGGGTCGACGCGAACGGCACCACGTTCTCGCCGATCCTCGGCCCTGTCCTCGACGGCCGGGGCTTCGCCATGATCAAGGACACCGACAACGGGGCGTACGACGGGGACTCGACCCACGACCGTGCCGTCGGCCCGATGCAGTTCATCCCGTCCACCTGGGCGACCTGGGGCCAGGACGGCAACGGCGACGGACGCAAGGACCCCAACAACATCTACGACGCGGCGCTCGCCGCCGGACGCTATCTCTGCGCCGGATCCCGCGATCTGTCCCTCGCCACGGACCTCGACCGGGCGGTCCTGAGCTACAACCACTCGGACGCCTACCTGCGTACTGTCCGCTCGTGGTTCGACTACTACAAGCGCGGCACCCACGAGATCCCCGACGGAACCGGCGCCGTCCCGCCCGGCCTCGGCGGAGGTGCGGACCGCGACTCCGGCAGCCCGAGCCCGTCGCCCTCGCCGTCCGCACCCGACAAGCCGAAGCCCTCGAAGCCGGGCGGCGGCGGCTCGACCAGCCCGACTCCGCCGACGACCCCGCCGACGACCCCGCCGTCCCGGACCCTCGCGGGCGTGGAGAACGCCGGTACCGGCACGCTGACCGCCACCGCGGGCGACGCCTTCGCCGAGCGGATCAAGGTGCGGGCCAAGAACAGCCTCGGCGGCCCGCTCGCCAAGGTGTCCGTGACCTTCACCATCGCCGGTGACACCGACGCCGCGTTCGACGGCGGGAAGAACGCGGTCACCCTCCTCACCGGAGCCGACGGCACGGTCACCGCCCCGGTGCTGAAGGCGGGCGAGAAGGCCGGGAAGTTCACGGTGCGGGCCGTCGCCACCGGACGCTCGCTGCCCCCCGTCACCTACACCGCGACCGTCACCGCCCGCCAGGCCGACGCGATCGCCAGGACCGAGGACAAGGCGCTGACCGCGGCGCCCGGAGCCGAGTTCGCCGACACCGTCGAGGTCAAGGCCACCTACAAGGGCAAGATCGCGGCCGGGGTCGCCGTCACCGCCACCATGATCACCGACGCCGAGAAGCCGGCCGAGAACGACAAGGGCCCCTACTTCAAGGACGCCGACGGCAAGACGGTCCGTACCCTCACGGAGCTGAAGACCGGCGCCGACGGCACCCTGAAGCTCCCCAAGATCTACGCCGACGACACCGCGGGCACCTACAAGCTGCGCCTCACCACCGAGGGCGGCGCCACGGTCGTCATCGAGCTGAAGATCGAGGCACCCGAGACCCCCGGGACCCCCGAAGCCTCCGAGACCCCCGGGACCCCCGAAGCCTCCGAGACCCCCGCGGCCTCCGAGACGCCCGCCGCCTGA
- a CDS encoding DUF4184 family protein, with translation MPFTLSHAAAVLPGMRRDGTARGPLFASALVAGSFAPDMTYYADTAIPGAMEFGQVTHSVWGVFTVDVLITAAVVALWLLLREPLVALLPGAWQGRVHAFVRGRRAAKGVREAGGFVLSAVVGAATHVVWDAFTHHDRWGVRLLPVLDGSVGGLPVFQLVQYGSSAVALAVLAWFTASGLRRTGARPVPPSVPVLNRRGRWAAGVLLSVCVLLGVVHRCARWYAYFGHIDTPLDIIPTACFGAGAGLAVGLVLYGAWMRLRRPRAAAPAVAGRA, from the coding sequence ATGCCGTTCACACTCAGTCATGCCGCCGCCGTGCTGCCGGGGATGCGGCGGGACGGGACGGCGCGTGGGCCCCTGTTCGCCTCGGCCCTCGTCGCGGGTTCGTTCGCCCCCGACATGACGTACTACGCGGACACCGCGATCCCCGGCGCCATGGAGTTCGGGCAGGTCACCCACTCGGTGTGGGGTGTGTTCACCGTCGATGTGCTGATCACCGCGGCCGTGGTGGCGTTGTGGCTGCTGCTGCGCGAACCGCTGGTGGCGCTGCTGCCGGGGGCCTGGCAGGGGCGGGTGCACGCCTTCGTACGGGGACGGCGCGCCGCGAAGGGTGTCCGGGAGGCCGGGGGGTTCGTGCTGTCGGCGGTCGTCGGGGCCGCCACCCATGTCGTCTGGGACGCCTTCACCCATCACGACCGGTGGGGTGTGCGCCTGCTGCCGGTGCTCGACGGGAGCGTCGGCGGACTCCCGGTGTTCCAGCTGGTGCAGTACGGCAGTTCGGCGGTGGCCCTGGCCGTGCTCGCCTGGTTCACGGCATCGGGGCTGCGGCGGACCGGGGCGCGCCCGGTCCCACCGTCCGTGCCGGTGCTGAACCGTCGGGGCCGGTGGGCGGCGGGGGTGCTGCTGAGCGTCTGCGTACTGCTCGGCGTCGTTCACCGGTGCGCGCGCTGGTACGCGTACTTCGGGCACATCGACACCCCGCTGGACATCATCCCGACCGCTTGCTTCGGCGCCGGGGCGGGGCTGGCGGTGGGCCTGGTGCTGTACGGGGCATGGATGCGGCTGCGGCGACCGCGCGCAGCCGCACCCGCGGTCGCCGGACGGGCATAG